Part of the bacterium genome, TTCTTGAGGAATCGTCCGTAGGACTTGCCGGTGGTCCGTTCGATGATGAGGCCCAACAGAATGTAGTTGGAGTTCGAGTAATCAACCTGGGTTCCCGGCTCGAAGAGGAGGGGTTCCCGGGCGAAGTAATCGAGAATCTCCTCCGGGTGGTGAAATCGATCGAAGCCTCCCTGGTCCTCCAAATACTGGATCAGGTCGGGGATCCCCGACTCCATCTGGAGCAGATGCCGAATGGTGACCGCTTCGCCTTCTCGGAGCTCGGGCACGTAGTCCACGACCTTGTCGTCCAGAGACAGCCGGCCGCGCTCCACGAGCCTCAGAATGGCCGCAGCGGTGAAGGTCTTCGTCAGGTGTTGGATTCGAAACGCAGTCCGGGGCTCGTTCGGTTTCGCCTGGCTGGAGTCGGCCCAGCCGTAACTCCCCTCGAAGAGCACTCGGCCGTCCTTGGCGATGAGGGCGCTTCCCCAGGCGGGCTCGGAGTCGAACAAGGCGTCGATGTAAGCGGCCAGCTCACTCTGGATGGCCGCGCGGGTCCGCTCGGCTCCGAGCAGCGGGTGGGAAGCAGTTCCCAGCAGGACCGCCAGAGTCACTACCGGTGCCAGTAGGCTGTGGCGCCGCTTCGGTATGAGCATCCTGTGCCTCCTTCCTCCTGGCCGGAGGGCGACTCGTTCACGGCTCTCCGGCCCGGAATCTCGTCTCTCAATAGGGAACGCGAGGAAGAGCGCCGCGGGCCGCATCTGGACCCTTGGGCTTCATCATCGGCAGCTCGACGTAGGAGCCATGCGCGGCGTCGCGGTAGACGGAGATCGTCGGCGCCTTGCGGCCCTTGCGGTCGGGGTAGAGGGCGTGGTTGAGCGCGTCGGCTCCGGCGATGGAGATCCGGATCCGGTGCCCGGCGTCGATGACGATGGCGGTACCCAAGAGATCGAAGACCAGCTCCACGGGTTCCGCCGGAAGCTGCTTGCGCACGTCCTTCTTGAAGGATCGGTGGAAGGGCAGGCCGAAGTTCTTCCACGGCGCTTTGGCCAAGGCGCGGTAGGAGGCGCGCTGGGCTCCTTCGGTGACGTAGTGGGCGTTGCTTGCGGCGTCGATCTCCTCGAGGTAGACGAAGAAGTCACCGTCCTTCTCGGTCGACGTCACCCACAGATGGACGACCGGATAGCCCACGATCGCGCGGGCCTTGGCGAAGGGCTCGGAGGTGTAGGTCAGGGCCTTCTCGTCCTCGCGAGTCCGCTCGTCGAAGAATGTGGTGCCGGGCCGGTCCTCCCGCTGCTGCCCGGCGCCGTTCATCCACCGGGAAAACGACCCCATGGTCGAGGAGTAGTCGACCCTGTAGCTGTCGGCCGCCCCGGAATCGCGGGGCCGCTTGGTGACCAGCCGGCCGTCGTTCGCCGAGGCCACCGTGCCGGAGGGTCCGGCCTCGAGAAAGAAGCGCTTCGGCTTGGCCTTCCGCGGCGGCCAGCGCTTCTCGGCCCGCCACCGGCGGCCGTCCTGGGCGTCGATCTCGTCGAGGCTTACGGGCAGCTCGGCCAGCGCCGGCACGGTCTTATTGCCCCGTATCAGGTAGTAGTGGACCGGCTTTTCGTCCATGATCCCGTTGTCGATGCCCTTCAGCCAGTAGTCGAACCAGCGGAGCGCTTCGTTGACGCGCACCGGGCCGCCGCCGCCGTCCTGGTGGGCCCAGGGCCCGATCATCATTTTCTGTGGGGCGCCTTTGAGATTCGCGTACGCCCACGCCTGCTGGGTGGTGTAGGTGTCGTACCAGCCGAGCCGGTTATAGACGGGGATACCGGCGGCCTTGATCGCGTCGAGGTTGTCGATCGAGCTCGCCACCTCCCAGGACCACACCGCGCCGTTCGGCCGAGTGATCGAGGCGTCGCGGTACTTTACGTTCTTTGGGAATCGATCGACCCAGAGGTTGTCGGCGTGCTCGGCGAGAGCGGCGTCGCGCATCGAACCGTCGGTGTCCGCGTCCACCGGAGCCGGCAAGCCGAGGCGGCCCGTGTCCATCCACCGCGTCAACGTGCCGAGGAACTCGACAAAGCCCTCCTTGAAGGTGCCTCCGCGGAAGGCGAAGTCGAAGACGCTGGGGTCGGCCATCTCGGCGTAGACTGCCTCCAGGTGGGGCGGCGCCTGGGTGGCGGTCAGGAGCGCGTTGTTGCCCGAGTTGGAGTGGCCGAGCATGCCTATGTGGCCGTCGCTCCAGGGCTGCTCGGCCAACCACTCGACGATGTGCCACGAGTCCGCGGTGGTGTCGGCGGCGTGGGGACCGTTGTTGACACCGAACGAGGCTCCGGTGCCCCGGGCGTTGGCGATGGCGAAGACGTAGCCGT contains:
- a CDS encoding CocE/NonD family hydrolase, translated to MRYRVPHFARRPVLAATIGLVLATLPLPSAALGQERISSFGRYSGYSEASYDGWSRHSEYVPMADGVEIAVFYFVPTRAGREASEPLPVLLLYTRYLRILEVDGEIITPVEEEVFYQELIRHGYVFAIANARGTGASFGVNNGPHAADTTADSWHIVEWLAEQPWSDGHIGMLGHSNSGNNALLTATQAPPHLEAVYAEMADPSVFDFAFRGGTFKEGFVEFLGTLTRWMDTGRLGLPAPVDADTDGSMRDAALAEHADNLWVDRFPKNVKYRDASITRPNGAVWSWEVASSIDNLDAIKAAGIPVYNRLGWYDTYTTQQAWAYANLKGAPQKMMIGPWAHQDGGGGPVRVNEALRWFDYWLKGIDNGIMDEKPVHYYLIRGNKTVPALAELPVSLDEIDAQDGRRWRAEKRWPPRKAKPKRFFLEAGPSGTVASANDGRLVTKRPRDSGAADSYRVDYSSTMGSFSRWMNGAGQQREDRPGTTFFDERTREDEKALTYTSEPFAKARAIVGYPVVHLWVTSTEKDGDFFVYLEEIDAASNAHYVTEGAQRASYRALAKAPWKNFGLPFHRSFKKDVRKQLPAEPVELVFDLLGTAIVIDAGHRIRISIAGADALNHALYPDRKGRKAPTISVYRDAAHGSYVELPMMKPKGPDAARGALPRVPY
- a CDS encoding beta-lactamase family protein, giving the protein MLIPKRRHSLLAPVVTLAVLLGTASHPLLGAERTRAAIQSELAAYIDALFDSEPAWGSALIAKDGRVLFEGSYGWADSSQAKPNEPRTAFRIQHLTKTFTAAAILRLVERGRLSLDDKVVDYVPELREGEAVTIRHLLQMESGIPDLIQYLEDQGGFDRFHHPEEILDYFAREPLLFEPGTQVDYSNSNYILLGLIIERTTGKSYGRFLKKKIFKPLKMRRTRYDPDDRAFANRRAIGYDDITVEPPTEALYVHPSLAYASGGVLSTARDLLKWDQALYGERVLSQETLEEAFTRGSGTCGLGWILDHVRIHGERHKLVWHAGGAPGSRGLLVRMIDARVTIILLYNTTGFEDLDLYRWVANLSMDVGEIVLRDAG